The Hevea brasiliensis isolate MT/VB/25A 57/8 chromosome 1, ASM3005281v1, whole genome shotgun sequence DNA segment CAAATAGAGGAACGTTTGCTCTGGCTTCTATGTAGTGTACTTCATCATTACACTGAATGGAAAGATTATCTTTAACCGTTCCTGCAAGTGGGTAGAAAAGCGTTAAGGTTTCAGATAAGGATTGCCTCAGCACTAGTGACCTTTTCGAGATGACCTCACCGATGGGCAGATTTGTGCGGTGGTTCGAATGGTAGAGGATCATGGGAATCCCTGTGGCTAGCATAAATTGATCCAAGAGAGAGATTTTGTAGGTTTTCAGGTGGGAGGGTGTTGGTGAAGAGGGTCTAACGCACTCTTTGGAAATTCTCTTTATCTCTATACTCATTTTCAGCTTTGCTTCCATATGATGGAGAAAAGAACTTTTCTCAGAGAAGAAAACAGAGCAATATCTGAAATTATTGAAGGGAAGATCTAATATTCATTACTTGCTTTAACATATTTATACAAGTTAGACTCAAGTTTGTTTACTAAACTTCCATGATTTAAGGAAGTTTGTCTTCCAAACTCCAGCTCAAAATAAGCTCCTCCATACCTTTATACAACTTCATAACTAAACTAAGATATGAAAGATTACAAgcattaaaatgtaataaaatatccTAGCACTTGCATCATCTTCTGAACAAAATAGTAGCAGTAGTTTTTTTCAATCTTCAACCCTCCTCCTTGATGCAAGTGTGGTTACAAACACCAAGGCTTGATCTCAAGAATtcaaatctctgtttttgaagtgcctTAGTAAATATTTATGCAGCTTGATCTTCAGCATTGCAGTATTCACAGCTTCTGCCCACAATATCGTTGGCAAATTCTTCTCAAACATGTCATATTCTTCAAAGACCTATTTTTCCATTCAATCAAACCATTTTGCTGGGGTTTGTAAGTGACAGTAAGCTGATGAATGCCTACCCCTTAAAAATATTCCTTGAACTGATTTGAAGTGAATTCATTTCTATTGTCAGACCTTAAGGTcttgatcaaggaaccagattGAGTCTCAACTGTGGCTTTGAACCTCAATAATATGCTAAAAACTTTTGATTTTTGCTTGAGGAAATAGATCCAATGATATTTGGTAAAGTGATCAATAAATAGAAGAAAATATCTGCTGCCACTATAAGAAGAAATGTTCATTGAACCACATACATCAGTATGGATGAATACTAATTTTGCAGAAGCTCTCCAAGCTAGAAATGGTGACTGACTGAGTTTACCAAATTGACAAGCTTCACAAACACTGGTGTTCTCATTTACAAAAGGCAAACCAACATCTAAATCTAAATCTTTGAGTTgtagtaattttaattatttgagATTTGCATGACCAAATCTCTTGCGCCACAGATAAGTTTCTTCTTTAATGTTGAGACAGCTTTCAATCTCAGTTGTTTTCCAATCTAAAGGAAAACTTCTTCTGTTCATTTTGACTGAGAACATCTTCATGCCAGTAGGATCACTGATTTCACAGGTCTTATCTTTAAACACTAGAGCATAATTTTTATCTAAGAGTTGACCAACTGAAAATATACTTTGATTGATCTCAAGAACATAAAGAACATATGAAATAATCTTTCAACCTGAAGAAGTTTGCACAGCTAATACTCCTTTGCCTTTGATATCAAGAAGTTTTCCATCTCTAATTTTGACTTTTGAAAACTAACTAGTGTCCAAGCCCTCAAAACCCTTCAAGCTTACTGTCATGTGATTAGTGCAACCACTATCAATTAGCCACACATCTTCAGCTTTAATTGAAACATcacatttttttaatttctgtAGCAGCAAACAACTCTTCATGATTTTCTAAGTTTTCAGTAGCTTGTGCAAGCTGAGCTTGTGGATGCAGGTTTTGATTTGATGTTCATACCTTCTCATTGTGACCAAATTGTTTGCAGGTCTTACATTGAGCTCCAGGCCTATGCCAACAATAATTCTCACaatgctttgttttttttttcagtaAGGCCAAGGTGGATACTTATCTTGTGAAAAGTTTGTGCCTTTCCTTCTACCATTCTTGTTGTTACTGTCCTTCTTATCAACTTGCTGGTTCTTTGATCCTCCTTCATGTGGTCTTGATTTTTGGGCTGCAACAAGTGCTTGCTCTCCAATACTCTCTTCTTCTCTAAATGCTCTTCTCAGCTTAACGACTTGTAAAGCATTTGAAAGCCCAGTTAAAGATATTGGAGACATGTCCCAAGAGTCTTCAAGAGAAGAAAGTTTTACTTCATATTTTTCAAGAAGAGTTAATGTAACCTTCTCCACAATCCTCTTCTCTTCCAACTCTTCTCCTAACAACCTGATTTGATATACTACTTTCATAGCCCTGTCAACATAATCGTTCACCTTTTCAGTGTTCTTCATCCTCAATAGCTCAAACTCTTTTATCAAATTAAACACTTGCATCTGCCTTGTTTTGTCAAATCCTTGAAACTCTGTCTTCAACTTCTCCCAAGCTTCATGTGCTCTTTCACATGTTATGATCCTAGTGAAGATAGGATCTGTAACAGCTGCATGGATATAGGACAGGGCCTTGGAGCTTTAGCAACTTCTTCATCATGTTACCTTATCTGATTCAAGGTTGGATCCTGTCGTAATGGAGAAGGTGCTCTGTTTTCCCCTACATACTGCTATAGTCCAAGACCTTTGAGATAAGCTCTCATTTTGACAGCCAAAACTTAGTAATTTTCACCATTGAAGTGGGGTGGTGACAAAGAGGTACTACTAGAAGCCATTGATAGTGAAGAATACTAACAAAAAACTAAGTGTTTTGGGGTTAGTTTGGTGGTTTTCTCTCAAACACTCACACAGTCCCTCGAGATCAAGAACGCTCTGATACCATTTGATGGAGAAAAGAGCTTTTTTTTAGAGGAAAACAGAGCAATATCTGAAATTTTTGAAGGGAAGATCTAATATTCATTACTTACATTTTCGACTAAAGTTTGTTTACGAAACTTCCATGATTTAAGGAAGTTTGCCTTCCAAACTCCAGCTCAAAATAAGCTCCTCCATACCTTTATAACAACTTCATAACTAAAATAAGATATGAAAAATTACAAGCcttaaaatgtaacaaaatatcCTAGCACTTAGTATCATCTTCTGAACAAAATAGCAGCAGTAGCTTTTTCAATCTTCAACACCATATGTGCTTCTCAAAGCCTTTTCCTAAGGAATGTAACAAGGGAACTGTTGAAAATGAGAGAAGAATAGAAAGCTTTAAAACTGAATTTTAACCATATAAGCCTATTCGACAACAGCTTCAAAAGTAGTGTTTAGAGTCTCTTATttatactattcatttcattatcaCAAGTATTATACTTAGATCATGAAATATTATTTACTATTTTTACCCAATATTTTTGCTTTAAAATTTCCAAATATTTCTCTGTTTTTATTTCATGCTTTAGAATTTCTCTAATTTTAATTCCTAACCTAcaattgtattttaaaaaaacaaaactcttaaaattttatataagggATGGATTCTaattaataaataagttaaataCATATATAAGCCTTATCCGTGATTCTATATtaccacatatatatatatataagaaaatttTAAGATAAATTCTCTATTAAGATAAAAATTcctaagaaaattttaaattaaactcTGTTACCATATATCTACATATTCTCTACATattaataattgaaattttttttaattatcttagAAGTTCGTAATGTGTATAATTACAACTGAGATATGAAGAATGCTATGTGATAGAAAATGGAGAATACGAAAGCAAAGGTAAATTGAAAtctaaaataatttgaaaaaaaaaaaaagaaaatatgttTCCCTGAATTGAAATTGTATTTTCCTTATAACTCACTAGCGTCATATTCATACTAtgcataaataatttataattttttattttttaatttaatttttaattaaattctaaaaaagataaattattactattaagttaattttcaattaaaattttttacttatttaatttaatttaaataaattttatctgttataataataaaattttaattaattatggtgtaattaattaaaatacatatttaattatttttatgcaTATGTTAATAGTAATTTCCATGATtactatatttaaaatataataaaattaatttatttaaaaaataatttgaacttcataaaatttttatattttatcttataatttatgtaaattaatatttatttttataaattacaaaaatatattaaattaatgaaaaaataatattattttaaaaatatataaatataaattttttttattattaatataataaaaaaatattaaattactaataatgaattaaattatttaatttaataatattgagAATATATAacgttattattaattaaaaataatattttattatattattttcaaaaaaaactattaaaatgtaaatttttttattaacctgatatatttttataaaatatttttttctcgAAAATAGTTATTGCTTCACATAAATTTGTgatgtaaaataaatgaatttcataattaaaattttaaaatatcattattttttattaatataataaatattaaaaatacatattattttttaaaaaatagatcttataattttaatattgtaactttaattttttttttaatcatctatactcatggctaaattttcaatttaattatatttacaatttattttttaaattcagaagataatttatgcataaaaatataaatatttaattaaaatttaataataataataataataataataataataataataataattaattttagaaaaatgaaattaaaaaaattttaaattattaaaataaaaaaataatacatactaattataaataaattaaatctcTATACTTTATTTACACTCTTATCTCTCCaattttttaacaaatatttcataataaaaataatagaaaatataacaatataataaaaatagttattaaaaatatgaaataatttcaTGTTGTTgattatgaaattataaattaataattaattttctttaaattaattatttattattattgttaaagATGATatgtgataaataatatttttacataaataaaattataaaaaataataataataattaaaagagaaataaaaaaattagacaataattaatataaaagataattatttataaaaattaacatGTGATAAACATTTTAAGAAAAATGTGCCACCttacattttatttaatatatatatatatatatatatatatatatatatatatttttttttttttttttggagacaTTCCTCTCCGTATTATTAATCGAAATCACTATAGCTGAATACAAAAGAAggtttggatttatttttttttttgttatattaaaaatttttagagtgAATGGagctattaaatttttaaattactaCATTACGAAACATATTTTCAAATATaagattattaatatttttttttgtcttGAACATTCTATACATCTCATTATTaataatttgaatttaaaaacaaaaaaaaaatgaaaaaatttgTTATAAGATCGGTTATGTATTATTATAACATACATTAAACCTGAGTTTTGCGATGCTACACTACGCTGCCGAAATGAATAGTGAAGCGGTTGGGCTGTAATGACCAAAATAGTCTCCAAGCTATCGTCCGCGGAGGCAGATGTGAAATATAATAAAATCATTAGAGTATATAAGAAAATAGAATAAATTGATAATTAAATTATTCTCAACCACCAGGTTATTAAACGACAGGAAAATTATCTCAAGTTCTAACTGTCTAGCAGCAATAAACAGAACTATGGAAATATATACAGATAATGATTACATCGTTACATCTGAAATTGTGCATATTCTCACAATTCTAGTCCTTTTGAACAGAGCAacgaacaaacaaacacaagatCTTTCATATGTGTGCTACACAACATACATACAAATATAAGTGCAATGAGTGAGTTCTAACTTTCAATCATAATATACCTCACATGATTCTGAGCGACCAAAAATTGTGTAACGGTTGTTTGCAACATTGTCATAAACAAAATCCCTCACGAACCTGTAACCATTGAAAAGAGAATTTCAAATTAATTGATCTCCTATTGTTACTTTGAATGTTTGCCTAACCAAtgtgatttgacaaatttgtGACAAGGAGCAGGAAGGGATGACTTACAGAGGCACAAAGTGGAGGAAAAATGCTAGCCGGGGAAATGGCAAGTCAATGTATTCCATTATCTTCAACACAGCTTCTGACTTTATATATGATCTGAGATTATCACAAAATCTTATGTTTTCCTCATTCAATCCCTTTTTTATATGCCCTAAATTATTGGAACACTATAATTTCTTCCTCAATAAATCTGCCGCTATCATTTGGTTGGAAAAATGTAATTTGTCTACAAGAATTCACATCAAATGTGATTTTGAGTCTGAATTTCTGCTGTCAGTTGCATTTCTCCTATTTATATCCATCTTCTCCACAGAAGAATGAGCCACTGAGGAAACTCAGAGGCATTGTAACAAAACTCAATCCTTATGCTTAACAAAAAGAACATTAACCAACTATAATCCTATTCCTACCAAAGAGGGAACCTATTCCCAGAGGGAAAATATGAATACCTCTCAAGATATGGGAGTTGCCCATTTCTTGTTGTGAGTTCAGACATTTAATACTATACCCAACATTTAATACTATACCCAGCAATGCCCCAATGTTTAACCCTTATTCAGATTTTTCTCAAGAAAACAATTAGAAGTTGTATGTGCATACTGCATACCTGTCCTTTTCAACAAGTACAACACTTGAAATATCATCAGGTGCTCTTCCAGACCTCCTTAGCAGCTTGCTACCTGCGTCACTCTGGAGAGCTTCATACCTGATTCTCCTGTGCATGGCCAACAAAAACAAGAAACGAAGAGCCTCTGAGAAGAAGAGGGAAAAATTAAACCCAAAAGGCATCATAATCATCTAAATCCTCATTTATAATATCAGACTAGCAAATCAAAATCCCATTTACATCTTCTACCAAAAAATCATTTAGGCAAATAGTTTCCCCAGGAAAGCACTGAATTGGGGTAAGAATTGATTAAAACTCATTAGAAACGGTGAACAAAGATTAAATCTTGAAAGAAGAAAAGCAATTTTAACACTGACCTATTCCGATCATTGTCACGCACAAACCTCACTCCTCCATTGCAAAGGTTGCACACACCtgacaaaacacaaaatttaaagaagtcCATTAGAGCACAGACAATATGGGAAATTGGATCCTTCTTGTTCAGTGTTATACCATCGAACAACATGATGGGTCTGGAGTCTCCGTCAAAGAAGCTCTCGGTTGCCTTGACCCAGTCGACCGTTTCATCTCTTGGAGGGGATAGCTTAGCAAGGGTAGCCATTCTGCGTCTCACGTGCACAGTCGGTCCCACGCTTAATCGCGCACACCCGCCGGGAGTAACTAGCGCCATTGAAAAGCAGTAATCTCAGTTAACTGAGACAATCTCGCAGTTATAGAAGATAGAAGAGAGGGAGACTCAGGAATGGAAGTACGCAAATACCCTATTCCATGTTTGGTCGCACGTTCGGTTTCGTTAGGGTCAAAGAGGCAAAGCCGATAATTGCAATTTCTCTGTTGAGCCGAAGTGACACTATTCCGTGTTTGGTCGCACGTGGGGTTTGAGAGACCACTAGTTGCTGTGGCTCAAAATTAAAATCGTATATAAGGTCAAGTAACAAATAAGATACTGTCTCCCCtcttccataataataataataataataataataataataataatgtttttaaattttaatttatattttaaaaaccttttaattttagtttagcAAAAAATATTACTCTATAAGCTATAAATCAGAACAAACACTTAAGATATCTCAATTTAATAggtaaaaatgatattaattttaagtaaacacttaaattaaaatttcccatactaaaaatgatattaattttaagtaaacacttaaattaaaatttcccatacttcaataaattaattaaaaaaattttaatataatttttaagcgTGTATATATACTGTCTCATTAATATATATTAGTATATTTGACCTTGATTataattg contains these protein-coding regions:
- the LOC110643850 gene encoding DCC family protein At1g52590, chloroplastic isoform X2, giving the protein MALVTPGGCARLSVGPTVHVRRRMATLAKLSPPRDETVDWVKATESFFDGDSRPIMLFDGVCNLCNGGVRFVRDNDRNRRIRYEALQSDAGSKLLRRSGRAPDDISSVVLVEKDRSYIKSEAVLKIMEYIDLPFPRLAFFLHFVPLFVRDFVYDNVANNRYTIFGRSESCEEKALRSTYGVED
- the LOC110643850 gene encoding DCC family protein At1g52590, chloroplastic isoform X1; this encodes MALVTPGGCARLSVGPTVHVRRRMATLAKLSPPRDETVDWVKATESFFDGDSRPIMLFDGVCNLCNGGVRFVRDNDRNRRIRYEALQSDAGSKLLRRSGRAPDDISSVVLVEKDRSYIKSEAVLKIMEYIDLPFPRLAFFLHFVPLFVRDFVYDNVANNRYTIFGRSESCELGDYFGHYSPTASLFISAA
- the LOC110643850 gene encoding DCC family protein At1g52590, chloroplastic isoform X3, with product MALVTPGGCARLSVGPTVHVRRRMATLAKLSPPRDETVDWVKATESFFDGDSRPIMLFDGVCNLCNGGVRFVRDNDRNRRIRYEALQSDAGSKLLRRSGRAPDDISSVVLVEKDRSYIKSEAVLKIMEYIDLPFPRLAFFLHFVPLFVRDFVYDNVANNRYTIFGRSESCED